The following proteins come from a genomic window of Paramisgurnus dabryanus chromosome 19, PD_genome_1.1, whole genome shotgun sequence:
- the LOC135781572 gene encoding progranulin-like, whose translation MAPLLMFLMAVLVAADGLSAPAGSASLSVVYCDLLTYCLDGEKCCRTPLGQWTCCEYAMGQCCSDGFHCCPNGFNCDSTSTFCLSGWLKRPSSFQLASKATQKTQIVRLDKARSQNQVESVKCDVNVYCPVEMVCCKTQTGQWGCCSGQAN comes from the exons ATGGCTCCACTGTTAATGTTTCTCATGGCAGTGCTGGTGGCAGCAGATGGTCTCTCAGCTCCAGCAGGGTCTGCCTCTCTCTCAGTGGTGTACTGTGATTTGTTAACTTATTGTCTTGATGGGGAAAAATGCTGTCGGACTCCACTTGGGCAGTGGACTTGCTGTGAATATGCTATG GGTCAGTGCTGCAGTGATGGTTTTCATTGCTGCCCTAATGGTTTTAACTGCGATTCAACATCAACCTTTTGTTTGAGTGGATGGTTGAAACGACCATCTTCTTTCCAGCTGGCATCCAAAGCAACCCAGAAAACCCAG ATTGTGCGGCTGGATAAAGCTAGATCGCAGAATCAGGTTGAGTCTGTAAAGTGTGATGTGAATGTCTACTGTCCAGTAGAGATGGTCTGCTGCAAAACACAGACTGGCCAATGGGGCTGCTGCAGCGGTCAAGCAAACTAA